In the Castor canadensis chromosome 1, mCasCan1.hap1v2, whole genome shotgun sequence genome, AACCAAGACACAGCATTCAGTACATGTAAATcttgagaggaaggaagggaagagcaaCACTAGTAACTAAATGATTTCCTTCTTATACTGAAACAAGTAGGATGGGGGAACCAAgcacagatgtgatgtttcaGCTTGGAACCCTGTGTTTTTAGAAAactgttctcttttcttcctgtgtttaAGTGAAATTTTCTATGCACTGTAATTCTTTCTATACCTTCAACCAGTCTTCGGATTACTGAAGTTTCCTAACTGAACTGGCTACCCAATTCAtgaaattttttccaaatttgtcCTCTTTGTTTGTGGCTAGACCCACAAGAAACTCAGACTGAGCATGAAAGGGAGCAATTGTTAGAATATCACAGGTTGGTGCAGAAAAAAGTTAGTTGTTGGAAGTTTCAACTATTTCAAGCAGCTCTTAGTTtgtttggggaaaaaataaagttactAACAGAGGCTGCCGGGGAAGCAAGTGTTCTGCTAGTTTGCTCAATCAACAAGGATTTTCACAGATTTGTCTCTGAGAGTTTTCCAACAATCAAACTGTATCTAGCCAATGAAATGGTATTAATGGACCACAAAGAAATAACCctcctttctcattttaattgAAGGGGAACATGTATGTCTTTTGTCCTCTTTCTCATGATTCTATGTTAAAGACTTAAGCTTTCATGTTAAGAGattattttcaatttactttGTTCTGCAGGTAGATTTTCAGATCCTTCCAATACTGCTCTATGTGCTTACCAAGCTGGATCTCCTGGCTGCTTATCAATCAACAGTGCCTGGGGAGGTAGGTGTTATATCTGCCCATGCTTGTATACTGGTCTGTGGACTTGAGGCTTGTATTGGTTTCATATGGTGCAGGATATGTTGAGGTaaattctgatattttctttGTACAGATATACTGTTTCCTCAGGGTTTAATCAAGATgtcaaaaaataaagatgataccTCTTACTATGGctacttttaaattataatatatagcACATTATTACTTTTGTTAGATATTAAAGAACACAACATTTTTCCTCTTGGGAGCTTATTTGGAGATTCTGGCAGGGGAGTACAGCTACTCCTATACTCTTGACCAAAAAACGGTCCTCCAATATTGAGGATGGTTGTCCTCTGTTCTCTTTGACCAAGAGCTCAGCTCTGTGAGGAACACACATGGAgctgtgagggaggaaggggacacccatcTAGCCAGCCACATTTGCCAAATAAACTCAGATGATCAATGTGGTGGTAGCTGTCTCAGCCAGATTTCCCTCACATCCTTATTTCTGTTTAAGGCATTCAGTGTTTCAGTGTTTCTGCTTCTTCTTCTATGTACTCTTAGCTCCTTTCTCAATCAGCCTCTTTGGATTTCACTCTAAACTGTTCTCCAGAACCTTACAAAGCCCTTAAATTCAAGCCTTACATCAATGTTAAATATTCCTGTAATACAAATAATCAGATAGAAGTTGAAGGAAATTGAGAATTTGCTTCTTTGTATAGAGCTAGTGATAGATTCCAAATGCTCATCCACTTATCTTTAAAGTCTATTTTCACAATCACTATGAGGTTTGCCTTCCTAAACACctaatatgctaacaaaaaaactCCTTGATAATGATGTCACATTTCCAAATGCaagttaatttttatcttttaggcCTTTCTATTCAACTTTACTATGGGTTTGGTGCATCCCAAAGATTTATTCACAActaaaccacattaaaaaaaatgtaaagaagtgAATCTAGTAaatgctcatttaaaaataatggtcATTCTTTGTAGTGAACAAAATTCTTTTaggtcaaataaaaatatagtctttttatttgtctataatatagacaaataaaaataaagtttttattgaaaataatttactAAATTTTGAAGATTCAGTGTCAACAGgtattaaaaaattcaaacaagtGGAATAAGGTCACTAGTGTGTCAAGCTTCAAATAGAGAGAAAATGGTTTACCGTGGGGAGTGGAGTTTAAGAAGCCTATGATGACATAAGCACAGTTTTACTCAgtattctgcaggctgagttctGCACAGCCCCAGTCATAGAATAGAGTGAGAATAAGATGCAGAACGGCTGCTattcctaaaatgtttatgtcaaataatctgtaggctgagatttggcatagtcccagctgcagaagagagctaGAAGGCAAGATACAGCTCAGCTGCTTTGTCCTAATTGTTCCTAAAATGTCACACTCCTCCCCAAgagctgttgctccacctccttatttaccactggatataaaaaacttgctgaaggaggacatgaggcttTTGGATGGGGGAGGGTTTTTGATGGGGGTTTTTGGCTGAAAGGAAATTGCTGGAGGGGGATTGCTGAAGGGGGagaatgaattgctgaaggggaattgctACAGAGAGGTTGACAGAAttcaagactttaagaaagctaaagacagaacatgggacagtgcaagtctgcaccaagaactttatacacaggctttagaaaagcaaagctaaagaaaagctaaagagagaacatgggacagtgcaagtctaaggaaagagactttaaagaatagcaaagaagcaaggttttaaagaattttaaaggagtaattccttaaagaataaagatagagaaaagaagcagaataatAGAGGAAAGatgcaatgaggctgttgtgcatctccatctgagcccCCAGTACaactggccccaactttctgtctgtctatctatcctttgtcctttctgcatctcccaccGCCCCCAGTTAGGCCCAATTAGATTCAGAAATGACCAGAagcaagagaaagctcactccagtTTATCCTCTACAGGACTGAGGGCCTTCCTTGAAATTCTTGCCTatggtttgtttattttccttcatttcttgctGCCAGTGGATATCTTGGCTTCTCCCTGATAGCAGACTGGCAATCAGAATTTTTCTCTGGTTCTTAAGGAGGAACTCAGGAGAATGTGTTTCATTGAAAAAAAGCATCAGATCATGCCTGTGACCACAGAAGCCAGCATGGGGAGTGGGGAGCCACCATGATCTCAGGCCTGGAAGCTGCCAGATTCCTGTTAGAAAAGATGAACCCAGAGGTTCAGAAAGAGATAAACAGtccaaaaacagagaacatgCACAAATAGTTAGAGTGAGTACTTGGCTGAAATGAGTTAGCACCAAGAATCggaagaaaaatattgaattgGAAATGTGTAGGAACTTGATtggaaaggaaatttaaaaaatgaatgtgtaAAAGAACTGAAAGGATAGCAAATGATGATTCAAAACTTCTTCCTCAATGTACGCAAAGAGTTTCCTTCCACAAATAACATAGATTGCATATTATCTACCTATGTGTCAAACCTGAGGCAAGTGTTTTCCTTAGCCAAACCTTATTATATGCTTCCTATTTtaggagtaaataaataaatgacatgaaTAATATGGAACTGGGTTGAATTAGGATAGTTTATATGTAAGTACCTGTATACAACTGTGCCCTGATGTAGAAAATTTCCCATGATTAACTCTAAATTCTCCTAGTCTTGCATTtcctagtaccaacaaaaaatgttttgtgtTATAAACTGGCTAAGGAGTGTAAGCAGAGCCATAGTCACTTTGCTAACTCTTCTCTTAATGCACGCTGAATAAGTTCAGACACTTTTCTTCTGTTACATTGTAGGCATTAATTTCTATGTGATTGTTGTGCATTTCCTTGCTGCAATTGAGTCTGGGTTTTTGGGGCATGTGCCACATGAGATAATATTATTATCTCAAGTGGAAAACAGATCCAACTTCTGTTACTCTATTGAAGAGTGCCGGGCATCCTACCCACAAGTTATGGATGCAGCCAAGAGGTTTTatcaggtaaaaaaaaatcagtgtttttcTTCTGAATGTCATAAATGAAGTCACCAAAGATCTTTCATtgaatttatgtttaaaaaatttactaAACTTAATGTTTAAATAAGATATAAAACTATAAGTATAGAATGATATATCTTCTCTGGAGTTCTTTTTGTTATCCTAAAATGATACAAAATGAGTAACTACTAGGAAGtataattttattgataaaatgttctttttagcACAATCAGTATCGAATTATGTTTGTCTTTGTAAGTAAATTAGCATAAATATATGTGTAAAGCAAATATGAAAACTTAAATGCCATCTTCAAATATCAACATTTATTTTGATAATTGATCTGTTTCTAATTTCTACACAATCAGCCAGactaatatttcattgtggtgtAGTTTAGAAGTTAATGAGCTTAgtgattaaatttattttaatctagTTTCAAGTTCTTCTAttcatatatatcatattattTATTCTGCAGTATTTGCAGTCCAGGAATTCACTCTCTATTGTCGGAAATTCTCCTGTGTACaacacagataaagaaactgcaATCATTTTAATGTGGGAGGCCCATCAAACATCTGTTGATGTTGGAAAATTAAAGTTCAGTGACATGTAAGATAATTGTTTTCTATGACAGTTGCctatctgtttctttctttcattgtaaACATAATATGTACTATTTTTGTGTCAAATATTAAGGTTTTCATATATCCAAAATATCTAGACAAACAGCTTTACTATTACTATCTCCAATTCAATTAAGAGTTATTTAGGTCATGAGTGAAGACATACATGAAAGGATGACTGGACGTATATGCTTCTTTCAGGAGAGAGAGTCTCATAATATAGTCTGACTgtactttttataataaaatagctCTTTATGGCAAATCAATGTTTCATGGATGCAATAGATAATcaatttctctgtctttctctttctgtatttTCCCCCTCAGTGTTTGTGGTTACAGGACTGATTTATGGTAACAGGTTACATTTTATAGTTATAATAATCCAGACACTCAAGTCCCTTGTGTAAAGTGGCATTGTATATGCATGTAACCCATGCACATTCTCTTTTTATGCTTTAAATAATCTCTTGATTACTTGTAATACTACTACGCTGTTGTGTATTAATACACAGgctgtgtaaatagttgttatcctacattgtttaggaaataatggtaaggaaaaatatgtgtatgtgttccTCATTGGTGCATTGTCTCTGGATTATTTTTAATTGCCAGTTGGTTGAATCCTGGATGCAGAACCCAAGAATACAGAGGCCTGCTGGGTAAGTGGGTAAGAGAGCTGTGCAAGGATGGTGGTCAGATTCTGAGGAATATTTTAGTTGACAATATCCTGCCTTAACATCAAAAACTAAAAAGGGCTTCAAGttagaattttgaaatattagttttttaaaaatttattatttccagCTCATTCCTTTAATTATGGCTTCTTAAGACAGAAAAATTTAATGgtgagtaatttttatttttttctttatcattgaaTGTTTTgtgatttaagaaaataatttctatatcAAGATTATGGATATTATCCAACTCCTGGTACTTTGTGTGTCTGGGTGTGTGTTTACCTAAACAcaacttttttccattgttcCATATGTCTTGCATGGGTTTTCAGAGTTTAATTACAAAGGTTTGCTATTTGGGATTTTAGCTCTTCAAAGCTTGTTCCCTGTTTACCATTTTTAAGATCATCGTGGCTTTCCTTTCCACTTTTGTATTTCCTCACAAATTTGAAAATTGGTTTGTTAATATGTACCAACAGACAAAAACTTATGAGAATTCAGTAAATAAATCTGTAGGTCAATTTCAGGAGAACTTATATGTGTACAGTACTGGGTTTTGCCCTATTTTTTGGGTTGAGCCATATGAAGcagttaatattcattttttagaaacaaaaattcatgttattgagtttttccattttttgctGGTATATATAAATACGTGTGATTTTTGCATAATGTACTTAAGACTGTCATTAAAATCACTTATCAATTTCTCAAAGATTACATCTTTCTTTTCATAGTCTATATAAATAATTTgctatataaataatgaaaatttttgtttttcaaatcatgatttttaattttcttatcattGCATTGCTGTACAATAAGTGTGGAAATTAAGTTCAGGATTTAGATAAATAACTTTTGTCAGATAGGAGTTGTCATTTTATTCTTAGCTTGTTATTTTTCAACAATGGATAGTGATTACTAAataaattttgcaaatatttagaaaagtcatattttcccattttttgttagtgttaaaataacattatttgaCTTTGAAATGGTTAATTAACCTTGGaccactgaaataaataaaaatgactgtagtatattttattttagagatattATCATAGCTGGTATGCTAAAATAATGTATACTTTTATATCTATACTCTTTACTGGGATTGGCTTGCAACTTTCTTTTCCTATATTTACACTCTAATTTTGACAGATAAATATTTGCTGGCTCATTAGATGAACTGAAAAATGCATCTCTGGTAGACTTTGTGTAAAAttggtttgattttattttttatgtttctttgacTTCATGATGAAGTCACATTTTATACAAGATCcgaatttgtttttcaaaattctatttttaatttcatcaattttaaatcttatattctcctctttttttctgcttatttgttttctttctagtgTGTTTACTtacatcaaaaaatgaaaatttagagtGGGGTCATGGCataagtgctagagcacctatctagcaaagGCAAGGTCCTGAAGTCAAATTTcagttcagcaaaaaaaaaataaataaataaaaagagaaaaaaaaaggaaatttagatAATGTCTATGCCTTAAAGACTATAACTCTATCCAGGAATGAGAAGAGGGGGAATGAAGAATGATGAAAgtagtgaattcaactacgagATAGTGTAAGAacttatataaatgtcacaatataccccagtacaagaataatataataaaatttttaaaaaggtaacaattttaaaaagatatctcTCTTTTaggtgtgattttaattttagcCCACAAGTTTTAATATAACatattttcattacatttaataaagatcattttctaattttcattgtgaATTTTTCAGTGTGTtactttatttccaaatatatgAAGTTTTCTTGTGATCATTGTTATGAATCTGTGTGATATGGAGAAAATAATTGAGTATGACTTCAATGGATTGCAATTAATTGAATCTAGGATTTTGTACTAACACACTTCAGAAATATTCCACATGCCCTCAAATAAGTGGTGTCTTATACGCAGCTTATAGCGATGCTTAATTCTTTATCTAGTTAGATAATATTTAGGACTTTTGGGCATTGCTTTAGTATTTACCttaattgttattttaatgagACAGTAAAGTTTAATGTAAGTGCTTTACTATTTCCTGAAAATGTCAGTCAAGGACCTATGCATATTCCATTTACTTCTCCCATAATATGTACAAGTATCATAATGTACAATGAaaaatgttattataaataattattttagataGCATTATTTGTTTAGATGTACCTAcataattatttttccatttctcttcatttcaCTTTGAATCTTTTTATCACTCTGGTAtacttcttccttctcctgaAGTAATCCCTTAAGAAATTGATTTCTAGCCCTGTGCTGAAAATTTCTCTCAGTTTATGATAGTATAAGAAATTATGGTTCtgattttacttttatgaatTATGTGTGACTACTTTATTAATTtcaatattatgtatatatacatgtatgtatacatgtatttaaatttaattatattttctgttAGAACTTTTTAGCTCTGTTCAGTTATTTCTGGCctccatttttaatgtttaaaagaaaaagtattgtttttattgatctttttaagGTAATTCTCTTATTGAATGAGAacctttttctttgccttttttgtaattttttatttgatatgCTAGCCATATTTGCTCTAATGAATTTGCTTGGAATTTGTATTTGCTCTAGAATTTGTAGTTGGTGTATTTTTCATCAATTTTGGAAATTTGCAGTCAccttcttttcaaatactaactctgctcttttttttttaataaatgcttaCCTTTAGAAACCTCCTTAAATATGAATTAGACCATTTCTCCATCTGCCATAAATCTCTACGAATTTTTGTACTTTCAGCATTTCGTCTCTGTtcttttgtctttgaattttcttCTACCTCACCTTTCAATTTAAGATTTGGTCcttgtgtttgttttgcttaGCCTGGTACATGTACTATTCTGTTAAACTCATCCATTGGGAGCTTAACTTGTTATTGCATTTTTATGACCGGAACTTCATTTGACTAATTTATACATTTTAGGCTGTTTtctgaacttttaaatttttccctttattgtcaGACTATTTTAGAAAGCTCCAAAATATAGATCTCTTTTGTATCTTGTAATCTGTGAATGCACATGTTTCTATGTTTCCTCTTGCTTTCCAGCTAAttgcattttcttatttacttGACTAATTTGGACTGTGTAGGACAATGCAAGTGAAATTTGGAGAGATAATTTGTACTTGTGGGTCACCTTACTCAATGGAGAATTTATTTCTGCATCTGGGAGCCAGACTGGAGGCCTGGCTTATTTGTGTCACCTTAATATAATCAGAATTATAATATTGGAAGATGGACATAAGCATTTATGAAGACTTACTACCTGTTCACTCTTAAACCTAGAATTTTTCATCTTTAGAGGTTCTAAATGAAACATAGAAACGCATATCATTGACTCTCTTATTCAATCTTCTCTTAACATTTGTCACAGCTTTCAAAATTATCTATTGCTTCAATTGAAAACATATCCACATGTACCACATAGCTTCTCTCTTTCTGAATTTTTATCTCACAATTTCTTAAAACATGTTTCCTCTCTGAAACTATCATAGTTTTAATATTATACTTTATTAAGTTTTTATAGTTACTCTGATTTAAGTTCTATCCAAGAAAGTGCTTCTGTAGTGAATTCTTAATCTATTTCTCATTcctatgaattaaaaaagaattttaagcacatgtatttaataaacttttaaaagctTGGTATACCAacagtagagttcttgcctagcatgagcaggGGCCAAAGTTAgatgcccagcaccacaaaaaaaagattttattattcTGAGTTCTAAGAAGTTATTGTTAGATAACCCTCTACCCTTTATATTGAGTTTCTTGTGTGGAAAACATTGATGCTTGGATAAATGAGTAGTACAGAAATTAGATATAGAAGAAATTCAGTGAAAAATCAATAGGAATAAATTTCATGGAAGTAAGGGAGGGATTGTTGtaagttataatttttttaaaaatgtaattcaaaATTTAGCATTCTGTGTGGctttttaagagatttttttccacCCAGTTACCATAAAGAAGATACTGTGGGATTAACCTATTATACTGAAATAGTAGAGTCTAATGAAAAAATTgttcaataaatacatagtaATTACATGGGAaaacactaatttacatttaaattgtaaatacaatttacaatttaaatgtaatatagtattttgttaattattcttttttagaTCACAATATGTTTCTGTGACTGAAAGAGACTTCAATGAGGACTTCCTAACTGCCATAGAATTTTGTGAGGCAGCAGTATATcgctcattctttgaaagttcaGCAGAATTTCTAGTAGGTTACCCACATAGGCTACTCATGGACCAAGATGACAAAATTTTCACAAGTGACTTCAATACACGAGAAAAAGCACTTTTGACTTCAGTACGACTCATTTCCAACATAAATAAAGCCACAAGTaagattataaattaaaatatgaatgtaaCTCAAATTAATCACAATATATAAGATCTGAATGTAGTTTATAACTTGATAAGAATTGTTGGATAAATACCATGTTTTGGATAAATTGGATATAATTTTGATAATTAAAGGTAACTGGTAAGAtatcataaattaattataacaaTAGGTATATAAATGATCTCAATATATTTTCATTAGGACAAAAATATAAGTATACACAAAATTTACTTTTCTGAAAAAGCATATGGAGAAACAAGTGGGGAGCTAAATCATTTCTCAGGTTAATGACAAAGTATATGCTTtgattgcctgtttttttttttttcatccctcCTTAGTTTCCACAGCTCTTTTTGTTCTCAGCCTCCTGCCCTTTTAACTCTTTCTGGATGAAACATCAAAGCACGTTGTTTGAATTAGACTCAATATGATCATTAATTATTATCTACAGTCCAGACCTCATTGTTGAACATTAACACTGGAACATTTTTTCATTAACTAGGCcacaaatattttacatttttatatactaCTGTCATGTTCCCCCATCTGTTGTTTCTCCTAAATTATAATCATTTTGCCTTGTTCTTAGACTTCATTCCGTTCCTTCCTTTCCAAGGGCAAATATTAACCATTTATAAGATTTCCCTAGagcaaatatttgtcatttcttacCCAGATTTATCACTATCCCCCTAAGTGGTCCGAACTAGATTCTTGAAGAAATCATTCTCAATACATCATTAGCTATTGCACGAGTaccaattttaagaaaaatatcttcaCATGTTTCTTGTTAAATTGATCTTATCACTCCTATAGTATTTCATGTTTTTGGCTTAAGATTCAAACCCATCAGTCTGTAAAAATCAGTCTGTTCATTACTGATAAGGAAATCTCCCTTGCCTCCTGTAATACAACACCCTTACGGTCAGACTACTGTACATCTCTAACACATCGTGTTACCTGGAATCCACCTCCCCTCTTTCAatgatttccttctcttttgaatACCCTAAAGGACCACTACCCTGATCATTCTGCAGGCTACCCTAATTCAGTGtcagtcttactttttttttttttttaagaattgcaTTCTTACTATTCATTGAATTAAAGTTGACTCTTTACCATTCCCTTTTCATACTGTGCAACCAGATAAGATTTTCTCATTAGCTTCTCCCTCTGCACTGAAaagcatatgtttatttttacaattattacTCCAGTATTTAGGCTAAACACTAACTGGCTAAGCTAAGTCAAGTGTCCAATTACTGATCCATAATTATAATAGAGGAGGAAGGGAATAAATGCGGTTGGCATTTCCATTTAGATCATGAGTCTcatggagaggaagaagaatgatTTCCCTATAGAAGATGATGTTACATAACTAGTGTAGCTGTGGAAGTCACTGTAAATTGCACAGACCCCTTATATTTGTACTGACTGAAGAGGTGGTAAGAGATCTTAAACAGGGAAGTGATATAAtattgttgatttaaaaaaaaactacaaaaactaGAGATTCTGGAGGGAGAATTATAACTCCAAATCTGAAAGTCTTGCTAGGGCTCACAAGGACATTAATATGATAATAGAGGTGACTGTCCATATGACAAGACAAAGTTGAGTTGGACATGAATATGTCAAACCAGTAAGACTTAGCAATTGCATATGAAAGGGACCAGAGAAGATCACtcagtaattttttgtttgttggggaAGTACAAGTTTGTGTTCATCCACTAAGATGCCAGTATAGTAAGTAATAGAAATGGTTAAGGTAGAAGAAGAAAGACCTGGTACAGAGAAAAGCAGTTATGTAATATTTATCAAGCACCAATTTTATCATGGAAATTAAATATCTTAGCATATTTCTTTTAATGCCCATAATAACTATGATCTGGATGTCACTAATACTATCTTTGAGTGAAAAAATCCATTGAAATTTATCAACTGCCCAAATTCATAACCTTATACTAAATATGATAGAGATTTAAGCTAAATGCTGTCTAATTTTAATCCCTAGGGACTTTTTTATTGTCTTGTTTCCTTGTTTAATGATATTAAACTATCAATGATATTACACATTTACTAAATCTCACTCTTAGAGAGAAATTGATAAATTCATTAGTTTTGGTTCATCTTTTCATAGACTGACTCTAAGACTAAGGGCATTTAAGTTGGTAGATAGCACTCAGTTTTTGTGTTAGTGAAATATAAAACAAGTCTCTTTCCTCTCAGGAAAATATTTAATCCCAACAAGCAAACATCCTAAATAGTGGTTGGAATGGtgtttttgtgtgtcttcttttttaatttaaaataaaatgcttataaattatcctttatttattatatacatgTCATGGTTAAAGTCTTGTTTGATAATTTTGAAACAGGTGTGATTCTCACTTAAGATAAAGCATTCTCTACTATTCTGCTAGACTGCCCATTTACAGTGCATTTCCTTATGTACTATGCCAAATTTTATTATCAGGTAGAGCTAactatatattataaattcaataattaaatattttaatttattttattttaaaattttgagatttctgatttgctttcatatttttattaaccAACTGAAAACgtgattgtttctattttttcagaTGGCTTGTTGTTAacattttggaagaaaatcatgagTATTTCAGAAGTAAATCAAGCTCTGGGACGGTTCTTTATTAAAAGGCTGCTCTTAATACCCATTGGTTAGTAGCCTATTTTTTGTCACTATATGTTGGCCAATTTAATTCCACAATAAATAGCAATTAAATGTTATAATCGTcactttttgaaagtttttttcgTTCCTTCTATTTTGGGTTGCTACATTTCTGAATTTATTAACTAATAATGACCCTGCCCTATTAACTACACACTTGGTGGAAGGCTAATGCTTAAGTTACTCGTGAACGTGCAAATATCTATGCTTAAGGCACTTAtactacttaaaatttttctttttttgtcactttaattctctctttttgttaatttattcacatgtgcatacattgttgggttaaattttttatttttcttaatgccCAGTTCTAGGCTGCCTAGTAAACAAAGCAAATTAATCTTGGAAAGATATAGTTTTGTATGCTGGAGTAgagattttaaatattctatattctagGACTGAGCTCAAAATACCTTGTAAAAAGAACATACTTGTCAAACCACATAATAAAGGAGGCTTAGTATCTGAGCATTAAAGGAATCACTTTACCCCTCCAGTAGGAGACTTCTGAGCTATTTCATTGCCAAGAACCCAACcccataacttttatttttaaatttttttctttatcttccttccttctttttttttttgccactataGCACTGACAGgtgaaaaaagtaacaaaatgagTTTAAAATTATCTAAGACCATTTTCAGATCATTGCCGATGGTATTAATCAAAATAATTACATTAGGAAAAGTATCTTTGGATGGCTTCAGGTCCTAATCACACCTTTCCCTacaagatgttttccttctgtttgACCTCAAGTCCTTTATGAAATGATCTGTTTTTAGATTTTCAGTGTTCTGTAGGAGAAGGCCTTCATAAGCAAGATCCAATGTTTAAGAGTCAAACAACATGTTGATCAATGCCTACATAAAACTAGGCATTTTTACATGAATAAACTAGTAAATGAAGTcactagaaaaaaatctaaaaatgaaaagtatacaaaaatatgtcaaaagtcttgcttatatatacataaaatgttaacaattaATAAGCAAAATACATATAGTTCATTAGAGAATTGGTataagataagaaaaagcaatttttaggaaaaaagttGTGgctctttatatttaaaaatagatattattAGCTGactatgtagctcagttgtagagtacttgactagcatatgtgagatcctgggttcaattccaggactgcaaaacaaataaaaatagtaggGGATGGAAAATGAGATATGATCAAAATATTTGAGATGAGAATATAAACA is a window encoding:
- the LOC141420706 gene encoding protein LEG1 homolog translates to MGNCVKQVDFQILPILLYVLTKLDLLAAYQSTVPGEYLQSRNSLSIVGNSPVYNTDKETAIILMWEAHQTSVDVGKLKFSDISQYVSVTERDFNEDFLTAIEFCEAAVYRSFFESSAEFLVGYPHRLLMDQDDKIFTSDFNTREKALLTSVRLISNINKATNGLLLTFWKKIMSISEVNQALGRFFIKRLLLIPIG